A window of the Bombina bombina isolate aBomBom1 chromosome 3, aBomBom1.pri, whole genome shotgun sequence genome harbors these coding sequences:
- the LOC128652332 gene encoding octapeptide-repeat protein T2-like, translated as MRRHNGETERERRGDTVGEVGSHRVERLGATEGRSATEEGREPQREKGSHRRQEEAQRGREPQRKRVGSHGEEAIHRGERWGATEGKGSHRREEEKQRGWEQQRGEEGGHKNGGAVKVGGRKRES; from the coding sequence ATGAGGCGCCACAACGGGGAGACAGAAAGGGAGAGGAGGGGAGACACAGTGGGAGAGGTTGGGAGCCACAGAGTGGAGCGGTTGGGAGCCACAGAGGGGAGAAGTGCCACAGAGGAGGGAAGGGAGCCACAGAGGGAGAAGGGGAGCCACAGAAGGCAAGAGGAGGCACAGAGGGGAAGGGAGCCACAGAGAAAAAGGGTGGGGAGCCACGGAGAGGAGGCGATCCACAGAGGGGAGAGGTGGGGAGCCACAGAGGGAAAGGGGAGCCACAGAAGGGAAGAGGAGAAACAGAGGGGATGGGAGCaacagagaggagaggaggggggtcACAAAAACGGGGGTGCCGTGAAAGTGGGGGGCCGCAAAAGGGAGTCATGA